One part of the Sesamum indicum cultivar Zhongzhi No. 13 linkage group LG14, S_indicum_v1.0, whole genome shotgun sequence genome encodes these proteins:
- the LOC105176886 gene encoding cleavage stimulating factor 64 — MAANSQSQHRCVFVGNIPYDATEEQLIQICEEVGPVVSFRLVIDRETGKPKGYGFCEYKDEETALSARRNLQGYEINGRQLRVDFAENDKNADRNREQGRGGPGVFPNADASRQFGGQALLGHPSLHQPIGDSVAMAAATVMAGALGSAQTASTSGQIGLQRQSLLGTDPLTRHLAKMSRSQLMEIVSEIKTVATQNKEQARQLLLAIPTLPKALFQAQIMLGMVPQQMLQQMPNIRQASTQPVQSLVQSAQNLPGLPPLPQNKMQLGVLPYAHESRVSTGVPKQYAAVQQIPTQSQIQRPQLMQNQVLQQGQLLAQSGVSSLPSIHHQSFGGLSVGPQTPQSSSSFDQMQHPLSQNVGSVPPTNPGYNYQPMSQNTGTHPSVLVRPQFSAAGFQPSSSTSPAVLEDMDLKVHSLSLPGKTRMVSNSTDLVDRASKMVKLNEGRATPSSQAVNIATLSAPFPTSNIPGRQAPRVDETRNSEKQASQMQLPPDVDSTLLQQVLNLTPEQLSSLPPDQQQQVIQLQQMLRQAT, encoded by the exons ATGGCCGCCAATTCTCAATCCCAGCATCGATGCGTTTTTG TTGGGAATATACCTTATGATGCTACTGAAGAGCAGCTTATTCAAATATGTGAGGAGGTCGGCCCTGTTGTTTCCTTCAG ATTAGTTATTGATAGAGAAACTGGGAAACCAAAGGGTTATGGGTTCTGTGAGTACAAGGATGAAGAGACAGCTCTAAGTGCTCGTCGTAATCTTCAGGGCTATGAGATAAATGGACGGCAGCTGAGAGTTGACTTTGCTGAGAATGACAAGAATGCTGACAGGAACCGTGAACAG GGGCGTGGTGGCCCTGGTGTTTTTCCAAATGCTG ATGCTTCAAGACAATTTGGGGGTCAAGCACTCCTTGGACATCCCAGTCTTCACCAGCCAATAGGTGATTCAGTTGCTATGGCAGCTGCAACTGTCATGGCTGGAGCACTTGGATCTGCTCAGACTGCTAGCACATCAGGTCAGATAGGATTGCAAAGGCAATCCTTGTTGGGCACTGATCCTCTGACTCGTCATTTGGCCAAAATGTCAAGGAGTCAGCTGATGGAAATTGTGTCTGAAATCAAG ACAGTGGCTAcacaaaataaagaacaagCTCGACAGCTCTTACTAGCCATCCCAACCTTGCCAAAAGCTCTTTTTCAG GCCCAGATTATGCTAGGGATGGTGCCCCAACAAATG TTGCAGCAGATGCCAAATATTCGGCAAGCTTCTACACAACCAGTGCAGTCATTGGTGCAAAGTGCTCAAAATCTTCCTGGCCTGCCTCCACTTCCACAGAACAAAATGCAACTGGGTGTGCTCCCTTATGCACATGAAAGTCGAGTTTCCACTGGTGTACCAAAACAATATGCTGCAGTTCAGCAAATTCCTACACAATCTCAAATTCAACGTCCACAACTAATGCAAAACCAAGTCCTACAGCAAGGTCAACTACTTGCGCAATCTGGAGTCTCATCTCTTCCCTCTATTCACCACCAATCATTTGGTGGTCTGTCAGTTGGACCACAAACCCCACaatcttcctcttcttttgaCCAAATGCAACATCCTTTGTCACAAAATGTAGGCTCAGTTCCACCTACTAATCCAGGTTATAATTATCAGCCAATGTCTCAGAACACCGGCACACATCCTTCTGTGCTTGTACGCCCACAATTTTCAGCTGCAGGCTTTCAG CCTAGCTCCTCAACATCCCCTGCTGTTCTGGAGGATATGGATCTGAAAGTGCATTCATTAAGTCTCCCTGGAAAAACAAGAATGGTTAGCAACAGCACGGACCTAGTGGACAGAGCGTCAAAAATGGTGAAATTGAATGAGGGAAGGGCTACCCCTTCTTCACAGGCTGTAAATATAGCCACTCTGTCTGCACCATTCCCAACTTCAAACATTCCAGGAAGACAAGCTCCCAGAGTAGACGAAACTCGAAACTCTGAGAAACAAGCTTCTCAG ATGCAACTTCCGCCAGATGTAGATTCTACACTGCTTCAGCAAGTGCTGAATCTGACACCAGAGCAGCTAAGTTCCCTGCCACCGGACCAGCAGCAGCAAGTGATTCAACTTCAGCAGATGCTCCGGCAGGCAACCTAG
- the LOC105177073 gene encoding uncharacterized protein LOC105177073: MERVFIEIMHEEFITHRLQSSTFPPSVWARVTERMNSVMSQGCLLTTVQLKGKLNRLRRAWRLLNEILNRGTGWGWDSERNTITDDAGRLEELYRENPEYKKIVEHGLQRFDLCTEMFSRNTATGGLARSSSQQRRTIHSTNHIDDEQMDGTHSGSRRSRDEYKDTAFSQSIPMTSPDEYFSSPGPSHASAGPSGSGRRFRRVASELQAKKCETMDKLNESLQGKIDRTGPKATESIERCVDELTKFNDLPDIIFTTALERFHSHSTHTIFLRINDENKI; the protein is encoded by the exons ATGGAACGCGTGTTCATTGAGATAATGCATGAGGAGTTCATCACACACCGACTCCAATCATCCACATTTCCACCGTCAGTCTGGGCTCGTGTAACTGAGCGAATGAACTCGGTTATGAGTCAGGGTTGTCTTCTTACGACGGTACAGCTTAAGGGCAAACTTAACAGGCTACGTCGTGCTTGGCGTTTGTTAAACGAAATATTGAATAGGGGGACTGGGTGGGGATGGGATTCAGAAAGGAATACCATAACAGACGATGCAGGACGCTTGGAGGAGCTGTATCGG GAAAATcctgaatataaaaaaatagttgagcATGGGCTTCAACGCTTTGACCTATGTACTGAAATGTTCTCACGAAACACCGCAACTGGTGGGCTCGCGCGTTCGTCATCACAACAACGTCGGACAATCCACAGCACCAACCACATAGACGATGAACAGATGGATGGCACACATTCGGGCAGCCGTCGTTCACGAGATGAGTACAAAGATACAGCATTCTCTCAATCTATTCCCATGACGTCCCCAGACGAATACTTTTCTTCCCCGGGACCATCGCATGCTTCCGCTGGTCCATCTGGCAGCGGGCGTCGATTCCGACGAGTAGCTAGTGAGTTGCAAGCTAAGAAGTGTGAGACGATGGATAAGTTGAATGAATCACTTCAAGGGAAGATTGACCGAACCGGGCCCAAAGCTACTGAATCAATTGAGCGGTGCGTAGACGAGTTGACAAAGTTTAATGATTTGCCAGATATCATCTTCACCACCGCATTGGAGCGTTTTCACAGTCACAGCACGCACACGATCTTCTTACGTATTAATGATGAGAATAAAATCTGA